The DNA sequence AGAGGGCTTGTCCGAGTTGGATAGCGGGCGCTCTCGCCGGACCCGCACCCTCTCGATGCGCTGTCCATCCACCGAGAGGACCTCCAACGTCACGCCATCGAACGGGATGATGTCCCCGCGGACGGGGACCCGCCCCAACTGGCTGTAAATGAAGCCACCCAGGGTATCCCCTCCCTCACTGGGCAGCTCGATGTGCAATCGCTTGTTCACCTCGTCCAGGTCCACGCGAGCGTTGAAGATGAACTCGGACTCGCTGATCTCCTCCACGAAGGGCTGTTCAGAGTCATACTCATCCTGGATCTCGCCCACGATCTCCTCCAGGAGGTCCTCGATGGTCACCAATCCCGCCGTCCCCCCGTACTCGTCGACCACGATCGCCATGTGCACCCGGCGCTGTTGGAGCTCCTGAAGCAGCTCGTCCACCTTCTTGGTCTCCGGGACGAAGTAAGCCGGCCGCAAGATCTCTCGGATCTCGACGTCGGTCCGCCCCTCCGCGAAGTAGCGCAGGAGATCCTTGGCATAGAGTAGCCCGATGATGTTGTCGATGTTCTCCTGGTAAACGGGGATACGGGAGTGTCCGGCCTCCAGGATGACCTTGACCGCCTCATCCAGCGAGGTCTCCTCGTCGATGGCGACGATGTCGATGCGGGGGACCATGACCTCCCGCACCAGCGTCTCCCCGAACTCGAAGATACTGGCGATCATCTCCTGCTCCTCCTGCTCGATCATCCCCTCCTCCTCGCCGGCCTGGAGCAGGAAGCGCAGTGTCTCATAATTCAGGAACGCATCCCCTTCCGCATCCTCCGCATGGGCCCCGCGCGCCCACCGGGCCAGCCGCTGCAACGGCCAGGTGATGGGCCACAGCAGGTAGCTAAGCCATCGAATCAGCCCGAACGCCCGCAGGACGGTTCGCTCCGATGCCCGGGATGCGATTCCATTGGTGAGGATGTGGATGATGAGCAGGACCAGGGCCGTCGCGGCGACGGCGATCACCGTGAAGAGTCCGCTGGGGCGGATCCGCCAGCTCAGCCACACGGCCGCGCCGGCTCCCATGATCGCCGCCAGCACCCGGAGGACAGAGAGGGTCATCAGGTAACGTGTGGGGTTCGCGAACAGGGTCTCTATCGCCTCGGAATCCTGAATATCCCCCTCCAATAGCTGCTTCACACGAAGTCGCCCCATTACCGCCAGTGCCACTTCCGCCCAGGCGACGAAGGCCGAAGCCCATAGTGCGATGAGCCAGATGGCTAACGCGCCAGTAGAACCATCGTCCATCTTGAAACGCCTCGCTTTGCTCCTTCCAGATCAGATCGAACTTGAACGTTCCCGTTTCTTCTTCACGCGTGCCGGCACTCCATAGGCCAACTCACCTTCAGGGATGTCATGGGTGACGACAGAGCCCGCCCCCGTCCTGGCGCCCCGGCCGATCCGAACGGGTGCGATCAGCAGCGTGTCGCTCCCGAGGAAAACGTCATCCCCTATCTCCGTTGGATGCTTGCG is a window from the Chloroflexota bacterium genome containing:
- a CDS encoding HlyC/CorC family transporter gives rise to the protein MDDGSTGALAIWLIALWASAFVAWAEVALAVMGRLRVKQLLEGDIQDSEAIETLFANPTRYLMTLSVLRVLAAIMGAGAAVWLSWRIRPSGLFTVIAVAATALVLLIIHILTNGIASRASERTVLRAFGLIRWLSYLLWPITWPLQRLARWARGAHAEDAEGDAFLNYETLRFLLQAGEEEGMIEQEEQEMIASIFEFGETLVREVMVPRIDIVAIDEETSLDEAVKVILEAGHSRIPVYQENIDNIIGLLYAKDLLRYFAEGRTDVEIREILRPAYFVPETKKVDELLQELQQRRVHMAIVVDEYGGTAGLVTIEDLLEEIVGEIQDEYDSEQPFVEEISESEFIFNARVDLDEVNKRLHIELPSEGGDTLGGFIYSQLGRVPVRGDIIPFDGVTLEVLSVDGQRIERVRVRRERPLSNSDKPSSDAPALLSFLIFR